The following are from one region of the Mangifera indica cultivar Alphonso chromosome 14, CATAS_Mindica_2.1, whole genome shotgun sequence genome:
- the LOC123196094 gene encoding formin-like protein 14, whose amino-acid sequence MSLLSRFFYRRPPDGLLEFVDRVYVFDSCFSTEVLPEGIYQIYLHEIITELHEEFPDSSFLAFNFREGQKRSQFADILCEYDVTVMDYPRQYEGCPLLPLSLIQHFLRVCESWLTMGNNQNIILLHCERGGWPLLAFLLASFFIFRKLHSGERRTLEIVHREAPKGFLQLLSPLNPFPSHLRYIQYVARRNIAPEWPPPERALSLDCVILRAIPNFDSQNGCRPLIRIFGRNLNSRDGLSTQMLFSMGNKKKNLRHYCQADCDVIKMDIQCLVQGDVVLECVHLDLDSEREIMMFRIMFNTAFIRSNILMLNCENLDILWDSKQRYPKGFRAEVLFGEVESISPPKAPTTILNGEEKGGLPIEAFSRVQELFNGVEWVDNSDDATLWLLKQLSVLSDAKELSRLQNRGSSCTSPVDSEEESTASCIAEADSLDEVFDVFPKPQADTEKLRPLNIADLVTLPSENDAHEVVVTSEPLDQLSAETALPSLNPVVVPTKETLPYSPPSVSRPSSVPHIPVPPSPSPFIYEGIPSSMSAVALPPLPPPPPPLPPHSISSGIALSMHAPTLTPPPPPPPPPPPPPYTKDFGRFPPNVPPPPSLPVLSSGDSMQHLPPTNKKGPPPPSFSSKDSLAMPSTTNEGLAPPPPPPPPPPFNYSNSFLPTPPPPSRLPPPPPPPPPLPPPAPSPLNSSKALPPPPPPPPPPPPSPPPPPFNSSKALLAPAPPPPPPPFNSSKALPSTPPPPPPPPPPLNSSKAIPQAPPPPPLSTKSSQPSLPPPPPPPPPPTSLGGASIATLPPPTLVRSAPPAPPPLPMSKSTSSSIPSTPPPPPPPSISRKPGNAPRLPPPPPPPPLEPTKSGSVPPPPPPAPKLPTAPPPPPTPGMMPKLPASLGPKSSTLPPPPPPSIGKGKVTSGPTSHGRGRLVSGGGLAPKKTSLKPLHWVKVTRAMQGSLWADSQKQDNQSRAPEIDITELESLFSAASDASGTNKAGGRRGSNINKPEKVQLVDLRRAYNCEIMLTKIKIPLPDMISAILALDSSALDIDQVENLIKFCPTKEEMEMLKNYSGNKEMLGKCEQFFMELMKVPRVESKLRVFSFKITFCSQVEDLRGNLNTINAASREVKESVKLRQIMQTILTLGNALNQGTARGSAVGFKLDSLLKLSDTRARNNKMTLMHYLCKLLGEKMPELLDFDKDLVHLEAAAKIQLKTLAEEMQAVSKGLEKVEQELSASENDGAISVGFQKVLKNFLDTAEADVRALISLYSEVGRNADSLSQYFGEDPARCPFEQVTQILAVFVKMFKKSREENEKQADAEKKKLEKEAMKEKAAANLSAKKDGVDVDKSIRNIQIQK is encoded by the exons ATGTCCCTCCTTAGTAGATTCTTTTACAGAAGACCTCCTGATGGATTGCTTGAATTTGTTGACAGAGTATACG TTTTCGATTCATGTTTTTCTACTGAAGTTCTACCAGAAGGAATCTACCAAATCTATCTGCATGAAATTATAACTGAGTTACATGAAGAATTTCCTGACTCGTCATTTCTTGCGTTTAATTTTCGCGAGGGTCAGAAGAGGAGTCAGTTTGCTGATATACTGTGTGAATATGATGTTACTGTCATGGATTATCCACGACAGTATGAGGGTTGCCCTCTCCTTCCGTTGTCCTTGATTCAACATTTTCTTAGAGTTTGTGAGAGTTGGCTTACGATGGGGAATAATCAGAATATTATTCTTCTGCATTGCGAGAGAGGGGGTTGGCCGCTATTAGCATTTCTTTTAgctagtttttttattttcagaaagTTGCATAGTGGAGAGCGTAGGACTCTTGAAATTGTTCATCGAGAGGCTCCTAAAGGTTTCTTGCAGCTCTTGTCTCCTCTAAATCCGTTTCCATCGCACCTTCGTTATATTCAGTATGTAGCTAGAAGAAATATTGCTCCAGAGTGGCCACCTCCAGAGCGAGCACTTTCTCTAGATTGTGTTATTCTTCGGGCCATTCCAAACTTCGATTCGCAAAATGGCTGCAGGCCACTTATCCGTATTTTTGGTCGGAATCTCAACAGCAGGGATGGTCTTTCAACCCAAATGCTCTTCTCCATGGGCAACAAGAAGAAGAACCTTCGACATTACTGCCAG GCAGACTGTGATGTGATTAAAATGGACATACAGTGTTTGGTGCAAGGAGATGTTGTCTTGGAGTGTGTCCATTTGGACTTGGATTCAGAAAGGGAAATTATGATGTTTCGTATCATGTTTAACACTGCATTTATCCGATCCAACATATTGATGCTGAACTGTGAAAACTTGGACATTCTTTGGGATTCAAAACAGCGGTATCCAAAAGGTTTTCGTGCAGAG GTTTTGTTTGGGGAAGTTGAGAGCATCTCCCCTCCCAAGGCTCCAACTACAATTTTAAATGGAGAGGAGAAAGGTGGATTACCCATTGAAGCTTTTTCCAGGGTTCAAGAACTTTTCAATGGGGTTGAGTGGGTTGATAACAGTGACGATGCTACCCTGTGGTTGCTTAAACAATTATCTGTCTTAAGTGATGCGAAAGAACTTTCAAGACTGCAAAATAGAGGAAGTTCATGCACGTCACCTGTGGACTCTGAAGAAGAAAGCACTGCATCTTGCATAGCTGAGGCTGATAGTTTGGATGAAGTTTTTGATGTCTTTCCTAAGCCCCAAGCAGATACAGAGAAATTACGTCCATTAAATATTGCTGATTTAGTTACCTTACCTTCTGAAAATGATGCACATGAGGTTGTTGTTACTTCAGAACCTCTAGATCAATTGTCTGCTGAAACTGCTTTGCCTTCACTAAATCCAGTAGTAGTTCCGACTAAAGAAACACTACCTTATTCCCCTCCATCAGTATCTCGGCCTTCTTCTGTTCCTCACATACCAGTGCCACCATCTCCATCACCTTTTATATATGAAGGAATTCCTTCATCGATGTCTGCAGTAGCACTGCCACCattgccaccaccaccaccaccactaccaCCACATTCTATTTCTAGTGGCATTGCTTTGTCAATGCATGCACCAACACTAacacctccaccaccaccacccccACCCCCACCACCTCCACCTTATACAAAAGATTTTGGTAGATTTCCACCAAATGTGCCACCGCCACCTTCTCTACCTGTGCTTTCCAGTGGGGATTCTATGCAACATTTGCCTCCAACTAACAAGAAAGGTCCTCCACCACCAAGTTTCTCTAGTAAAGATTCTTTGGCAATGCCTTCAACAACTAATGAAGGATTAgcacctccaccaccaccacctcctcctcctcctttcAATTATTCTAACTCCTTCTTGCCAACCCCACCACCGCCATCGCGACTgccaccgccaccaccaccaccaccaccactgcCACCACCAGCACCATCTCCTTTAAATTCTTCTAAAGCCctcccaccaccaccaccaccaccaccaccacctcctccttctcctcctcctcctccttttAATTCTTCTAAAGCCCTCCTAGCACCAGCACCCCCACCCCCACCTCCTCCATTTAATTCTTCTAAAGCCCTCCCATCAACcccaccacctccaccaccgccaccacctccccTCAATTCCTCTAAAGCCATCCCACAGGCCCCACCACCTCCCCCACTTTCCACAAAATCTAGTCAACCATCTTTGCCACCTCCCCCTCCCCCTCCACCTCCACCTACATCCTTGGGTGGTGCTAGTATTGCAACATTGCCTCCACCAACTCTTGTTCGATCAGCACCTCCAGCACCACCGCCGCTTCCAATGTCAAAATCTACTTCTAGTTCTATACCTTCAACACCACCTCCACCGCCTCCTCCTTCAATAAGTCGTAAGCCTGGCAATGCCCCTAGGCtgcctccacctccacctccaccccCTTTAGAACCTACAAAGTCAGGTTCAGTCCCGCCACCTCCACCACCAGCACCCAAACTTCCTACTGCTCCCCCTCCTCCACCAACTCCTGGCATGATGCCAAAGCTGCCTGCATCGCTCGGACCAAAAAGTTCTACgctgccaccaccaccacctccatcCATTGGAAAGGGGAAGGTGACTTCAGGGCCCACAAGTCATGGCAGAGGTCGATTAGTCAGTGGAGGTGGTCTTGCCCCTAAGAAAACTTCATTGAAGCCCTTACATTGGGTGAAAGTTACTCGAGCAATGCAAGGGAGTTTATGGGCTGATTCTCAGAAACAAGATAATCAGTCAAG GGCTCCTGAAATAGATATAACGGAACTTGAAAGTCTGTTCTCAGCAGCTTCAGATGCAAGTGGCACCAACAAAGCTGGAGGTCGACGTGGTTCTAACATCAATAAACCTGAGAAAGTGCAACTG GTTGACTTGCGTAGAGCATATAATTGTGAAATAATGTTGACGAAGATAAAAATTCCTCTGCCAGATATGATT AGTGCAATTCTAGCTTTGGATTCTTCTGCTCTAGATATTGATCAGGTTGAGAACCTAATCAAGTTCTGTCCCACGAAGGAAGAAATGGAAATGCTGAAG AATTATTCAGGTAACAAGGAAATGCTTGGAAAGTGTGAACAG TTCTTCATGGAGTTGATGAAGGTTCCACGGGTAGAATCCAAGTTACgggttttttcctttaaaatcaCCTTTTGTAGCCAG gTTGAAGATTTAAGAGGTAACCTGAATACTATTAATGCTGCTTCAAGAGAG GTAAAAGAATCAGTGAAATTGCGCCAGATAATGCAGACTATTCTTACTTTAGGAAATGCTTTGAATCAAGGCACAGCACGAG GATCTGCTGTAGGGTTCAAATTGGACAGCCTTCTCAAATTATCTGACACTCGTGCTAGAAACAACAAAATGACTTTAATGCATTATTTGTGCAAG CTTCTTGGTGAGAAAATGCCAGAGTTACTGGATTTTGACAAGGATCTTGTTCATTTGGAAGCTGCAGCTAAG ATTCAATTGAAAACTCTGGCTGAAGAAATGCAAGCTGTAAGTAAAGGTCTTGAAAAGGTTGAGCAAGAATTGTCAGCTTCAGAAAATGATGGTGCTATTTCTGTGGGCTTTCAGAAG GtgttgaaaaattttcttgatACTGCTGAAGCTGATGTAAGGGCACTTATATCCTTATATTCTGAAGTG GGGAGAAATGCTGATTCATTGTCTCAGTACTTTGGGGAGGATCCAGCTCGGTGTCCTTTTGAGCAAG TGACTCAGATCTTGGCTGTTTTTGTTAAGATGTTCAAAAAGTCGCGAGAGGAGAATGAAAAGCAGGCTGATGCGGAGAAGAAAAAACTGGAGAAGGAAGCCATGAAAGAAAAGGCAGCAGCTAATTTATCTGCAAAAAAAGATGGGGTTGATGTCGACAAGTCAATACGGAacattcaaattcagaaatag
- the LOC123195815 gene encoding uncharacterized protein LOC123195815, translated as MAAQELELEEEVQETKKLLSSYLGLSFSLFLALFPRKSLLLIPTLESQVRELSTRLLTAEEQLRQMKSRRKEDSKANARVVEIFATHRNTWQAEERRLLQQIDAADEEMASLRSKIEELEREKAESKKRIEELEEMIGFMSRRGGCEFEEEEDQFGGCASRDLCGGDDGQNGNLGFTSEFLASASKSWAEKASLWQDVQYESLESLYHMKHFVARRESPWKVDGESTGVSSKLKLLEEELLKMEKIGKSDLSKVPSIMRKQAKRYQALAGKIDELCRRMQASDPCESTLSPEFRTQRQTEFLLEAFRLQQRASETAQKLTALQTEIGKSYYDDELGSQPKLTMRRSLDCIRNNLKEVQRNLEIWLARIIGDLEGILARDGASHLRECYISRYPFVQ; from the exons ATGGCTGCTCAAGAGCTTGAGTTAGAAGAGGAAGTGCAGGAAACGAAGAAGCTGCTTTCTTCATATCTTGGCTTAagtttctctttatttttagcTTTGTTTCCGCGGAAGTCTCTTTTACTGATACCCACTTTGGAGTCTCAAGTGAGGGAGCTGTCAACGCGGCTGTTGACGGCGGAGGAGCAGTTGAGGCAGATGAAGTCGCGGAGGAAGGAGGACTCCAAGGCGAATGCGAGGGTGGTGGAGATCTTTGCTACTCACAGGAACACGTGGCAGGCGGAGGAGAGGCGGCTTCTGCAACAGATCGACGCCGCGGATGAGGAGATGGCAAGTTTGAGGTCGAAGATTGAGGAATTGGAGAGGGAGAAAGCGGAATCGAAGAAGCGAATTGAGGAACTCGAGGAGATGATTGGGTTCATGTCTAGAAGAGGAGGGTGTGAGTTTGAGGAAGAAGAGGATCAATTTGGTGGGTGTGCGAGTAGGGACCTTTGTGGTGGGGATGATGGTCAAAATGGCAATTTGGGATTCACCTCTGAGTTTTTGGCTTCTGCTTCCAAGTCTTGGGCTGAGAAAGCTAGTCTATGGCAG GATGTACAGTATGAATCCCTTGAATCACTGTACCATATGAAGCATTTTGTAGCGAG AAGGGAGTCCCCTTGGAAGGTTGATGGTGAATCAACAGGAGTTTCCTCTAAACTAAAGTTACTTGAAGAGGAGTTACTGAAAATGGAGAAGATCGGAAAAAGTGATCTGTCAAAGGTGCCGTCAATAATGAGAAAGCAGGCTAAGAGATATCAAGCTCTTGCTGGGAAGATTGATGAGCTTTGCAGGAGAATG CAGGCTAGTGATCCTTGTGAATCCACACTCAGTCCAGAGTTTCGAACACAAAGGCAAACCGAATTTTTGCTTGAAGCATTTCGACTTCAGCAGCGTGCATCTGAAACTGCCCAGAAGCTTACAGCATTACAAACTGAGATTGGGAAATCATACTATGATGATGAACTAGGAAGCCAACCCAAGTTAACCATGAGACGGTCATTGGACTGCATTAGAAACAATTTGAAAGAAGTCCAGAGAAATTTGGAGATATGGTTGGCAAGAATTATCGGAGATCTTGAAGGCATTCTGGCCAGAGATGGTGCTTCTCATCTAAGGGAATGCTACATTTCAAGATATCCTTTTGTTCAATAG
- the LOC123195872 gene encoding acyl-CoA-binding protein: MGLKEEFEEYAQKAKTLPQNTTNENLLILYGLYKQGTVGPVNTSRPGMFNLRDRAKWDAWKAVEAKSKDEAMSDYITKVKQLLEEAAASA; the protein is encoded by the exons GAAGAGTTTGAGGAGTATGCTCAGAAAGCAAAGACCCTACCGCAGAACACAACCAACGAAAACTTGCTTATTCTCTATGGACTCTACAAGCAAGGCACCGTTGGACCAGTGAACACAA GCCGTCCTGGAATGTTCAACCTAAGGGACAGAGCAAAATGGGATGCATGGAAGGCTGTTGAAG CAAAATCCAAAGATGAAGCCATGAGTGATTACATAACCAAAGTCAAGCAATTGCTGGAGGAAGCTGCTGCTTCTGCTTGA